The sequence below is a genomic window from Sorangiineae bacterium MSr12523.
CACCTTGGCCTTGGAGCAAGCCAACGGTCGCGGGCGTCGGCCCGAACTGCGGCCCCTCGGCAGGTGGCACACGAGTGACGATTCTCGGCAAGGGATTCATCAATGCCACCGCCGTCCATTTCGGAAGCGTGGGGGCGCAAAACTTCAACGTCGAATCGGACACCGAAATGACGGCCACGTCGCCCGCATACACGGCAGGAGGCTCCGTCGATATCACGGTAACGACCTCGAAGGGGACGTCTCCCGCCAACCCTCCTGCGGACCAATTTACGTTTCTCACGAGCACGAACACGACGCAAGTGATGATGACCCTCGCGGGATTGGCCGCCACCGGCGCGGCCGAGCGCCCATCCGGAGAGACCGTCGAGCAGCAACAGGCTCGCATTCTCGCGGGCATCAACGCGCAGCTGGCGAATTCCAATCTTTCCACGGCCAACAATTGGCAGGCGATCTGGGTGGGGCTAACCCAAGATCGCGCCAACCTCGTCTACATCGCCGAAAACCCCTCGAATTCAGGAGGGCCAACGACGTATGCCGTCTGCCTCCGAGGGACCGTGGGCGGGTCACCCATCGACAGTGCCGAAGATATGGACGTTGGATCCTTGCTCCCATTCGGTCCTTTTGGGTCCGGGGGCCCGCTGGGCAACATCTCCCAGGGCGCCATGATGGCGTTCACGGAGATCATCATGGGCACGACGCTCATGGCCACGCTGACGCCTCTCATTACCGCGCAAAGCTCAGGGCCAACCATCTATGTGACGGGACACAGCCTCGGAGGTGCATTGGCCACGACCATAAGCCTCTATCTTGCCGCCCAGACGTGGACGCCGAAGCCCACTCTTCAGGTATTCACCTTTGCGGCCCCCACGGCCGGCGATGGGAATTTTGCCAGCAGCTTCAACGCCCAATTCCCGCAGGCAACGTGTGCGTGGAACCAATACGATCTCGTTCCCAATGCCTGGCAGAACCTCGTCAATGGTGAGTCGCAGAACCCACCTACACCGGAAAGCGTGGAGTTCTTCTACCCGCGAATGAACAGTCCGTTGCTGAGCGCGGAAGTCAAAAAGATTGTCCAAAATATCGCGAGCAAAACGCCCGTGGCCAATCCCTATACGCAGCCGACCCAGCAGCCGGCACTCAATGCGTATTTTGCGTGCACCGATCCCGATCCTTCCGATATCAGCACCTTGGATGACTGGCTGGCGGAAGTTGCTTATCAGCATGCCAACGACACCTATCTCATGTTGCTGGGTGCCCCCACGCTGCCGGCCGTCGCGCCAAGCATTGCATCGATCACGCCGAGCAGCGGGCCTGTCGCCGGTGGCACCCAGATCACCATCACGCCCCTCGGGGTCACGTTCAGCGCCGATAGCCAGGTCGACTTTGGCGTTGTCCCGGCCACGAGCGTCGAAGTCAACTCCAACGGTACCATCACGGCCACGTCACCCCCCGGAATCGGCACCGTCGACGTCCGGGTGACCAATATGTTTGGAACTTCGACCGTGGTTGCAGCCGACCAGTTTACGTTTACGCCTTGAGGGCTGCGGGCGACCAGCTGTGCGCGGCGCCGAAGCCGCGCATGCCTGGGCCAATTGTCGTGATGGCGCGGATTGTACCGAGCGTCGGTCACACGGTCGACGGAGGACGCGGCGCTACAATGGCAGCATGAAGACGAGATTCTCGAAAATCATGCTTCTATTACTGGCCCTGTGCGCTTTGCCGGCACTCAACGTCGCGTGTGGTGACGACGATCCCGGGATACCCGCGCCGGACAAGACGGCGCTGCTTCGACAGACGTTGCAGGACAAATTTGCGGCTTCGCATGCCGTTGGCGACTTCCCGGGTGGCACGGCCGGCGTGGTATTGGCGGATGGCTCGTCGTTCGGGCTCGCGGTCGGTGTCTCGGATCGCGCGACGCAGCGACGGATGTTGCCGGGGGATCTCCTGCCGCAAGCCAGTGTGGGCAAGACGTACGTGGCCGGGGTTGCTTTGCAGCTGGTTCACGAAGGCAAACTGGCGCTAGACGACAAAGTCGAAAAATACCTCGGGGAAGAGCCCTGGTTCGGCCGGCTTCCCAATGCGCACGACATCACCATTCGCATGATTATGAAGCACACCAGCGGATTGATGCGCTACGAGTACGATCCCAATTTCACCGCCGAAGTGAGGAAAGACCCTTATCGTATCTGGAAGCGGGAAGAACAACTCTCGTTTCTCTTCGACAAGGCCGCACCTTTTCCTGCCGGCCAGGGTTGGGAATACTCCGATACCAATTACATGGTGCTTGGGCTGGTGATCGAGCACATTACGAACTCCACGTATTATACGGAGGCGAAGAAACGCCTTTTCGACCCTCTCGGGCTCGACCACGCCATCTTCATGGACCGTCCGGATATTCCCATCGTGCAGGGTTATGCGGGGGACTCGAATGTCTTCAGCGGGACCGACGCCATGATGGTCAACGGCAAAATGACCCTCGATCCGGGCTTCGAGTGGTGCGGCGGTGGAGTTGCATCGACCGCCGAAGAACTGGCGCGCTGGGTCAAACTGCTCTACGAAGGGCGCGCATTCGATCCGACGATGCTTCCCGCGATGCTCGACGGCGTGCCTGCGCCGGCCCTAGGAGAAGGAGCGAAATATGGAATCGCGACCATTTTGCTTCCGTCGCGCTTGGGGATGACCTATGGCCACAGCGGCACGTTTCCGGGCTACCTGACGCGGGTCATGTACTTTCCCGATACGAAAGTGGCCGTCGCCGTGCAAGTTAACACGAGCCCCTCGACGTTCGATCGCAAGAGGCTCGTCGATACTGCGGTCGAATTGGCGGTTATCGCATCATCGCGATGAGTCGGTAAAGCGGTGCTGCCCCCGCTCGGTTCGGCATGGCCACGCCCCTCCCTGCGGTCGGGCGGCGCAGGCGCGGTTCCGGCGAGGATCGGTCGAAGATCATCGACGTCGTCGGATTCCTTGCACGAATCAACATGCCCTGCTAGACAGTGGGCGTGATGTCGCGTGCGTCCTTCTTTTTTAGCTATTGGGGCTTCGTCTAGAAGCGAGCGGCCAGTAGCGTACCAACGATTTCAGGCCGTCTCGATTCGAGGCGGCCTTCGTTGTTTTTGACGACAGCACCGCCCACGAATCCGAGACCGCCCAGCAAGGAGCCAGGTCTCATGAGTCCAGATTCGTGCCGAACCGAAGGCGGTCTATCCGTTCACCTCGAAGTCGAGGAACTTTCCTCACCATGCGACATGTCGGCGATGGCCGAGCAGCTCGATCGATGGCGCGGCGCCGTGCTGTGCTCGGGGGTTGCGTCGCGGCCGGACATCGGATTCGTTCATCCCCCGCTGGCGGTGACCCTGCGCCGCTCGCACATCGTCATCGAAGCGCTGAATGCGCGCGGTGCCGTCTTGATTCCGTCGATCGCCGTCTTGTTCTACGAGCTCGATATTTTCGCCGAGCTGCGTGCCGCGGGTAAACGCATCGCGGGCCGACTGAACTTTGCGAACACCACCTCGCAGGCGATCGATGCGCTCACGAAGCTCGTGTGCCCGGTGGCCGATCCGAACCTGCGGCTGTACGGCGCCTTCGGTCGCGAAGGTGATTCGGAGACGCGAGATACGGTGCTCTACCTGCCAGACGAAATTCTCGTCGCGGACCACGCGAAAGGCACCGGAAGCATTCTGCGCTACGATTTCGTCGCCGCCGGGCGTTCGACGCGCGGCCTCGCCCGTGCAACGGTGGCGGCGCCCTACGTGTCGCATTCGGCGTCGCGCAGGGATCCTCCGAGCGAAACCTTTGCCCGATTGCGCATGGTCGCGCCCGCGGCCTACGGCGCCTTGATGAACATCGGCCGCGGGGAATTCCTCATCGCCACCACCCGCGAGATGGCCTCGGGGCGGGTGATGCGCATGAAAAACGGCATTGCCGAGGTTCGCCTCGGCAATGCCGCACTCGTGAGTCCCGCAGCCTGACGAATTCGATCTACTGCGCGGCGGGAATGAGGGCTTTGAACCAGCACGTGGGAACGTCCTTGCCGTTGTAGCCCGGCACACCCGTGCTGGACGGCAAGCAACGATATTTCGCGGCTTCGCGCTCCGATTCCACGTTGTTCTTCGGAGCCGCGCTATTGACGCCCGGGATGACCGAAAGGTCGCCCTGCACCCCGCAAAGCGCACCGGTGATGTACGTGTCCAATCGACATTGTGCACCCGGATAGCTGCGATAATTCGTCGCCGTCACGACCGTGGTGTCGGGCGTCGAAATGTCGACAGTCTCGCCGGAGAGCGTGGCCAAAAGCGCGCCCAGCGAGATTCCGCCCGACCCGATGCGATAACACAGGTTCTGCTCTTCGGCCGTCGCCCACTGGGCGTCGCACTTATCGCGCAAGATCTGGGGCGCGGAGGTTCGGAACGCCGCATTGCCCGCTGCGTCGTCTTTCCAGATTCGGCGCGCGCAGATCTGCGTTGCGAACCAATCCGACTGCCCCTCGGCCGCCGCCCAGTCGTCGCGCTTGAAGACATATCCACCAAGGTGATGGCCGAGTTCATGGCACAAAACGAGGGTGAAACCTTCGGGCGTCACCTCGGGGCGGCGCGCCAGACCGCCGTACATATTGACGATCCAGGAGCTTCCATTGCGCGACGCGCTCGCGTTGACCGTGCTGTTGTCCCAGAGCGAGTTGACCACCAGCGTACCGTTGTGACCGGCGACGACGGGCGTGAAAATGGAACTGGTCTGGGCGATCACACCATCGAACTGCTCTTTGGTGAGGCCACCCGAATTGAAAAGACCGTCCTGCAGGTGGAGATCGTTCGGCGGAACGAAGACGTCCAACTGAACGGGCCCACCCGTCGCCGACGTGCTCGATAGGCCAATTGCGAACACGGCGCCGACTCCAGCTACGCTCCGGAGTGCGGTGCGATAAAGTCCCTTGTTCATGCTTTTCATTCCCTGGTGAAGAGCCAACGATTGCGGACGCAAAAGGTCGCCGTCAGGGGGGCAATCCCCGCTGGAACCTTCCGAGCTTTCGCTTCCGCAAGTGGAAACCCGCGGACGCCGTCAACTGCGCGTTTGCCGCAAGTCCACTCCTCCGGAGCGCCTTCATCGGTAGCTAGCACGCTGTGAAAGCGATGAGGTGATCATTTCACCAATTCGCTAAACTTCATAGATGACCTATCCCACATAGGCGCGCCAATTCGGCGCAAATTGCCCAAGAATCGGAATGCCCCGTACGACCGATTGTGTCAATCGCCCGTCGCGGAACTTCGGTGACGGCAGCGTGTCGAATTCACATGGTGCCCGCCACATGGCACGAAAGTCTTTTGAGCGCGAGGCGATGGCACCAATATGCCAACCGACCATCGGTACAGCGCACGACAACGTCGCGCTCTGCCCATTTGGACATTCGACGATTGCGCGCCCACGTTACGGTAATGGCTAGTTACGATTCGGTGAAACTCTACGTCGATATAACGCACTTCATAGAGGAGAGAATTCACATGAAGGCGGGAAGGCGGGAAGGGGTTTCGGCGTGCGCAGCGCGGAACGCTTTCTTGGGTTTCCAATTTGGCCAACTCGGCCAATTAAAAAATCTCAAACCTTCCCGCCTTCCCGCCTTCCCGCCTTCATGTGAATCTCTCTCCTCTCGGCGCCCAACGGGGCCGAGGCTGCATGGTCACTTCCGGCCGCCCTCCCGCGGGTTCCGAAATCGCATCGCGCATTGATGGAATGCGTTGCGTCATCCCAATTTCCGGGAAACGTCTTCCTTCCTCCGGTCGAAAGTTAAGCCGAACATGCGAGCGTCCAGCCATACCGAAGTGCTGTTCGTCAACCACTCGAGCCTGCTCATCCGGTACGGGGATGAGTATCTTCTCACGGACCCTTGGTACCAGCGGCCGGCGTTTGGGAGTTGGCTGCCGGTTCCGCCGATGGCCGTGCACCCCGCGAGTCTCGTCGCGCTGGGCAGTAAGCTGCGGATCTTGATCTCGCATGCGCACGATGATCACTGCGACAATCAATTTTTACAGTTGTTCGACAAAAGCTCGGCGATTGTCTCGACGAATTTCGCGTCGAAGAGCGTCGAGCGGCGTCTCGGCAAGCTTGGATTCACGAATCTGCACATGCTTTCGCCGGCCGGCGAGCAGCTCGGTTCATTTCGCGTGCGAAGTTTCGTCAACGAGAAGCTGTCGCACGATGACGCCCTCTATCTGATCGAGACGCCCGACGCTGCGGTCGTTCACGGCAACGACTTGTGGGTACCCTTGGAGAGCGCGCCACTTTCCGCCATCAAAGCTGCCGTCATCGAGAAGGGCGCGAATCGCGCGCTGTATGCCTCGCAGACCAATTCCGCATCCGGGTTCCCGACCACGTACCGCAATTTCAGTCCGCAAGAGAAAGCACGGCTGCTGCGAAAGAAGGTCGACGGAATGATCGATGCCGGGCTGCAGAACGCAGCCGCCGTCGGCGCCTCGCATTTTCTGAGCTATGCCGGGTTCTCCGGTGCCTTCGTCAAGGACAAGGAAGAATATCTCGGCGATGCCATCATTCCGGACTACGACTACATCGCCCAACATTTCGGCTCTCGGATTCCGAGCAACGTGACCGTGCTGGACATGCGGCCGGGCGACGCTTTCGATTTTCACGAGGTGAAGAAGAGCTTCTTCGGCAACGACATTGCCGTTCGCGATCTCAAGCAGGCGGCGATCGACTACTACCGAGCCTACGGTGTCGTCGACACATGCGATACATTTCGTGTCGATTCGGATTCCATCGAAAACGGGGCCATCGAGGAGCGGCTGGAGCGGTATCTCCTGGAGTTCGACAAGTTCGTAAAGGGGCACGTCGAGCGCACCAAGTTCGAGTCGACCATCCTCGGGAAAACGCTCGAGGTTTTCGTGGAAGATGTCGGAGTGCACCGTGCGTTGCGCTTCGGTCATGGCCTGGTCCACGGTGAGGAGACGTGGAACAAGCGAATCGTGGTATCGAGCAAGTTGATCTCGATGGTCATGGAAAAGAAGATCCTGCTGGAAAATCTCTACACGGGCTTCAATGCGGAATTTGTCAGGAATCCCCCCGACGTCTACAATCGCGACATCGTCATGTATCTGGTGATGTTCTCCTACGCATACATCAACCGCCGCCAGCCGACGTGAGGCGCAGCCCAATGGCCAGCATTCCCAAGTTCTCGAAACTCGACACCGACTTCATCGCCAAGCGAAACGCATTCTTCGAAAGTAACCCGGTGGATGCGAAGTTCGCCGTGGACAACTGGAGTCTGTTTCTAGGCACGGTTCCGATGGGAACCTTTTTGGCACGTTACGAGTTGCTGAAGAAAATCGTGGACGTGCCGGGCCATGTTCTCGAATTCGGGGTCTTCAACGGCTCGAACCTTCTGTTCATGGCCAAAATCCTCCGGTTGCTCGCGCCGCACGATCTTCGAAAGCTCTACGGCTTCGACACGTTCGAAGGCCTGCAGGAGTTCAACTCCAAAGATGGCATTGCGGTCGAAGACCGAGGTCGCTACCGCGGCCGGCGCGAGCTGCTGGAGCGGTCCATCGCGCTGCACGGTTTCGAGGACAGCATCGAGCTGGTCGCGGGCAAGATCGAAGATACCCTGCACGAGTTCCTGAAGACCAACGCCCACCATCTTTATAGCTTCGTCTATCTGGACACGGACCTTTACCAATCGACGCAGCTGGTGCTTTCCGAGGTGTGGCCACGCTTGTCGCCCGGTGGCATCATCGCGTTGGACGAGGGGTATCACGATCGCTTCCCAGGGGAAGGCATCGCCGCGCAGGAATTTCTAGCGGCGCACCAAGGGCAGTGCAACGTGGGAGCCATCCCCTTCGCCCGACAGCCGATGTTTTACATTCAGAAGCGCTAAGGACTCAGCCATTCGCTTCGAGGCGGAGTGCACCTGGGGCATGATCGGGAACAGCGGGGCGGAGCGGCGGGATGGGCGCGATGGACTGGTACGCCGTGCCGAGCGGAGGCCGCGGATCGACATCGCCGTGGTTTGGCCACATCGACATGGCACGCTCCGCCTGGGCCGTGATGGTGAGCGATGGATTGGCCCCGAGATTGGCGGAAATCGCAGCACCGTCCACGACGTGCAGGCCAGGGTGACCGTAAACGCGATGATAAGCATCGACCACGCCCGTTCGCGCGGAATCGCCAATGACGCAGCCTCCCAGAAAATGCGCTGTCATTGGCGTATTGAAGATATCGCCCCAGGAGCCGCCGGCAATACCGTCGATCTTCCCGGCAAGCCGCCGCACTGTGTCGTGAGCGACCGGGATCCACGTGGGATTGGGCTGCCCGTGGCCTTGGGTGGACGTGAGCTTGAAGCGTCCGCCCAAAGCCTTTTTGCCCGAGACCGTGATGGAATTGTCGAGAGTTTGCATCACGAGAAGGACAATGGTCCTTTCCGCCCAACGTCGGACGTGCCCAAAGCCTAGGAAGTACAACGGACGCTTGGCGATCTCCTTCAGCCAGGTGAAAAGCCGTGGATACGGTTTGCCGCCATCGGCCAAGGCCGTTGCCAGCAGGCCCATGGCATCGTTGCCTTTGCCGAAATGATTCGGCTCGATATGCGTATGTTCGTCGGGATGAAACGATGACGTAATGGCAATGCCCCGGCTATGGTCGATGGCCGCGGTTTTCGCCGTGGCGCCCAAAATGGCTTCCGAATTGGTGCGCGTGAGGACACCAAGGCGCGACGAGACGTGCGGCAACACACCGGTGTCCCGCATGCGGTGCAGTAGCAGTTGCGTATTGTAGGTCCCCGCGGCAATGACCACTTGTTCGGCGCGGAATGTCCGGCGGTTCTTCTTCCACCATGCGGACCTGCCCGTGCGCACTGTCTCCACGAAATAGCCGCCGCCGTCGGCGGGTCGCACGGCGGTTACCGTGCACATGGCATGGATTTGGGCGCCGGCTCGCTCGGCCAGGTAAAGGTAGTTGCGATCGAGCGAGTTTTTCGCATTCTCTTTGCAACCGATCATGCAGGCGCCACATGTCGTGCAGGTGCGACGGCGGGGACCCGCACCTCCGAAGAAAGGATCGTCGACCTCGGTGCCGGGGGCCACGCCTGGTTCGCCGAAGAACACGCCGACACGCGTTGGATGGAACGATGACCCAACGCCCATCTCGTCGGCAATCTCCTTCATGATCTCGTCCGCACGCGTAACCACGGGGTTTTCCACCACCCCCAACATGCGTTTGGCCTGATCGTAGAACGGTGCAAGCTCACGGCGCCAATCGGTGATGTGTCGCCACTGCGGATCGTCGTAGAACGCGGACAGCGGCTCGTAAAGCGTGTTGGCATAGACCAGTGAGCCGCCTCCGACGCCCGCCCCCGCGAGCACCACGACATTCGGCAGCACATGAATGCGCTGGATGCCATAGCAACCGAGTTTTGGCGCCCACAAGAAACGCCGGACATCCCATGACGTTTTCGGCAAGCTGGTGGGCTCGAATCTCTGCCCGGCTTCGAGGACGCCGACCCGGTAGCCTTTCTCGGACAACCGAAGGGCCGTGACGGAGCCTCCGAATCCCGATCCGATCACCACCACGTCGTAGTCGAAGCTCATGTTCTGACCTGCCTTGGTCAAAAATGTAACTTCGGTGTCAATTATCGGCCAGCATAAAGTGACGCGCGTGTCATTTTACGTGGTACGCTGTTCGGGATGAGCTCGGGCACGGGCAAGCAAGCGCCTCTCGGGAAAGCACCGCGTCCACTTCGTCGGGGACGCGGCCGGCCGCCCGCGTCCGCACCGGCGGGCGACGACTTGCGCGAGCACGTCATCGCAGCCAGCGCGCACGTCTACGCCGAACACGGCTACCGTCACACGACCGTCGAGAGGATCCTCGAGGCGGCGGGGATCTCGCGCCCTACATTTTACAGGCTCTTCAGCGATCGGCGCGATGTCATCGAGGCACTCGTCGCCCGCGCCAACGATCTTCTGTACGCGCAAGTGCTGGCCGCCGCCGAGCAACAACGCGATCTGCGGGGGGCCGTCGTGGCGGCGGTGGACGCGTACTTCGAATGGGGGCTCAATCTAGGCCCGATGGTCGGGGCCATCTACAACGAGATCCACGATCCGGAGTCTCCGGCGAGCTCCCATCGCGCGCGTGTGATTGCACGAATGATTGCCCTTTTCGATTCTATTGCTGCCGAGCACGGGCGGCCGCGTCTCGACCCTATTTTCTGGGACGCACTCGTTTGCGCAGCGGAGCATGCGGCGAGTGGGGCATTCTGGCCAAAGCGCCGCCCGCCCGCCGAAATCGAGCGACGCCGCGCGGTGGTCCTGCGCATCCTGCTGGCGTCGCTCGCGTCTCCTCGAGAGCGGGTCCCCCCGCTCCCGCTCTACGATGGCGCGCCCCCAAAGTGACACGAGGCGTGCTTCTACTTGTGGGCCGTGCCCTTCTGGGTAATGGTGCAAAGGCCGCTGCGACCAACGAGTTCTACGCCGAGCGTGCTGCCCGTGAGGTTGAAGGCGGCGGACGTAAAGGTAATTTTGGTCCCGTTGGGGAGCGTGCACTCCGTCGATGCTTTCAGCTTCGCGTGCGTGGCGTCCGTTTCGACGAGGGTAATCGCGCACCCCTGCACCGTGGTGGTGAGCTCATGGGCCGCGGCGCCCGCGGCAAGGTCGAATGCCTTTCCCGTCGTATCGACGACGTCCGGACTGCAGGGAGACGTGATCTTGCTGCCGGATTGAAAGGTCCAATGTCCGAGGTAGGCGTCGGCATCGACGTCGTCGTCCGCGTAAGCGGTTCCTGCAAATCCGGCGATAGCTAGAACGACAGCGAGGGTCTTGTGCATGGAAAACCTCCCGTGGAGTTAGGTGGGTCCTCGCTTATTGCCGAGATTTGGATTCTCTTCTCACCAAACGCCGCGCTGCATCCAGTTAGGTAAGTTGGACGCTGGCGGTGTACGCCCATGCGCCGCTCGCGCCTGACCTCGTCTAACCGGTAGAACGACCCTCGCCTCGAACGACGAAGAAGCGTTCACGCACCGTCGCACGGGGCCAATGACGAATGCATTGGTTCGATGCATATCGCGCCGGACCTTTTCCTGGCGCGCTTGAAAGAACGAAATGGGCGGCGAGCGATCCAATGGATCATCACGTTTCCATGATACGGACGCAAATATCGTTTTGATTCGTGTAATTGTATTAAAATTTGATTTTGCATCTATCGTGATTCTAAATGGCAGTGTTCGCGTTGATTTGGGTTCTTGCTTCGAGAATAGGAGGGAATTCATGTCCAGCGATTTCAAATACACTGCATTCCGCCGCGACGTGACGCGTAGGCAGGCACTCCGTTTGGTCGGATCGACCCTGGCGATAGCGCCGCTTGCGCAATGGTTGATCGGGTGCGCTTCGGAAGAAGGCAAGAATAGCGGACCGGTCGCGTGGGCCAGCGGCGGGACGGCGGCCATGCGAGGCGGTTATCCAGATCCGTTCAGCACTGGCCTGGGGGCCACGTGCAAGCTGACATGCAAGCAAAACTTGGGGCCTTGCTACTCGGCCGTGACGAGCCTGCGCGAAGACATCAGCGAGGGAGAGCCCGGGCTCCCCACGCGGTTTGCCTTCCTGGTGATCGATGAGCAGTGCCGGCCGGTTCCGGATGCCATCGTCGATGTATGGCATGCCTCCGCGGAGGGCCTCTACTCGGGAGAGGGCATCGCCGAAGAGCCGCACGGCGAGGGGAACTTGGAGGGGTGTGTGCACGGTGATACTCGTGCGCTCCGCAGCAGATGGTTCCGTGGCCAGCAGCGG
It includes:
- a CDS encoding IPT/TIG domain-containing protein encodes the protein MMDKQPGIGINEGGIAAPWPWSKPTVAGVGPNCGPSAGGTRVTILGKGFINATAVHFGSVGAQNFNVESDTEMTATSPAYTAGGSVDITVTTSKGTSPANPPADQFTFLTSTNTTQVMMTLAGLAATGAAERPSGETVEQQQARILAGINAQLANSNLSTANNWQAIWVGLTQDRANLVYIAENPSNSGGPTTYAVCLRGTVGGSPIDSAEDMDVGSLLPFGPFGSGGPLGNISQGAMMAFTEIIMGTTLMATLTPLITAQSSGPTIYVTGHSLGGALATTISLYLAAQTWTPKPTLQVFTFAAPTAGDGNFASSFNAQFPQATCAWNQYDLVPNAWQNLVNGESQNPPTPESVEFFYPRMNSPLLSAEVKKIVQNIASKTPVANPYTQPTQQPALNAYFACTDPDPSDISTLDDWLAEVAYQHANDTYLMLLGAPTLPAVAPSIASITPSSGPVAGGTQITITPLGVTFSADSQVDFGVVPATSVEVNSNGTITATSPPGIGTVDVRVTNMFGTSTVVAADQFTFTP
- a CDS encoding beta-lactamase family protein, with the translated sequence MKTRFSKIMLLLLALCALPALNVACGDDDPGIPAPDKTALLRQTLQDKFAASHAVGDFPGGTAGVVLADGSSFGLAVGVSDRATQRRMLPGDLLPQASVGKTYVAGVALQLVHEGKLALDDKVEKYLGEEPWFGRLPNAHDITIRMIMKHTSGLMRYEYDPNFTAEVRKDPYRIWKREEQLSFLFDKAAPFPAGQGWEYSDTNYMVLGLVIEHITNSTYYTEAKKRLFDPLGLDHAIFMDRPDIPIVQGYAGDSNVFSGTDAMMVNGKMTLDPGFEWCGGGVASTAEELARWVKLLYEGRAFDPTMLPAMLDGVPAPALGEGAKYGIATILLPSRLGMTYGHSGTFPGYLTRVMYFPDTKVAVAVQVNTSPSTFDRKRLVDTAVELAVIASSR
- a CDS encoding MBL fold metallo-hydrolase — its product is MRASSHTEVLFVNHSSLLIRYGDEYLLTDPWYQRPAFGSWLPVPPMAVHPASLVALGSKLRILISHAHDDHCDNQFLQLFDKSSAIVSTNFASKSVERRLGKLGFTNLHMLSPAGEQLGSFRVRSFVNEKLSHDDALYLIETPDAAVVHGNDLWVPLESAPLSAIKAAVIEKGANRALYASQTNSASGFPTTYRNFSPQEKARLLRKKVDGMIDAGLQNAAAVGASHFLSYAGFSGAFVKDKEEYLGDAIIPDYDYIAQHFGSRIPSNVTVLDMRPGDAFDFHEVKKSFFGNDIAVRDLKQAAIDYYRAYGVVDTCDTFRVDSDSIENGAIEERLERYLLEFDKFVKGHVERTKFESTILGKTLEVFVEDVGVHRALRFGHGLVHGEETWNKRIVVSSKLISMVMEKKILLENLYTGFNAEFVRNPPDVYNRDIVMYLVMFSYAYINRRQPT
- a CDS encoding TylF/MycF family methyltransferase → MASIPKFSKLDTDFIAKRNAFFESNPVDAKFAVDNWSLFLGTVPMGTFLARYELLKKIVDVPGHVLEFGVFNGSNLLFMAKILRLLAPHDLRKLYGFDTFEGLQEFNSKDGIAVEDRGRYRGRRELLERSIALHGFEDSIELVAGKIEDTLHEFLKTNAHHLYSFVYLDTDLYQSTQLVLSEVWPRLSPGGIIALDEGYHDRFPGEGIAAQEFLAAHQGQCNVGAIPFARQPMFYIQKR
- a CDS encoding GMC family oxidoreductase encodes the protein MSFDYDVVVIGSGFGGSVTALRLSEKGYRVGVLEAGQRFEPTSLPKTSWDVRRFLWAPKLGCYGIQRIHVLPNVVVLAGAGVGGGSLVYANTLYEPLSAFYDDPQWRHITDWRRELAPFYDQAKRMLGVVENPVVTRADEIMKEIADEMGVGSSFHPTRVGVFFGEPGVAPGTEVDDPFFGGAGPRRRTCTTCGACMIGCKENAKNSLDRNYLYLAERAGAQIHAMCTVTAVRPADGGGYFVETVRTGRSAWWKKNRRTFRAEQVVIAAGTYNTQLLLHRMRDTGVLPHVSSRLGVLTRTNSEAILGATAKTAAIDHSRGIAITSSFHPDEHTHIEPNHFGKGNDAMGLLATALADGGKPYPRLFTWLKEIAKRPLYFLGFGHVRRWAERTIVLLVMQTLDNSITVSGKKALGGRFKLTSTQGHGQPNPTWIPVAHDTVRRLAGKIDGIAGGSWGDIFNTPMTAHFLGGCVIGDSARTGVVDAYHRVYGHPGLHVVDGAAISANLGANPSLTITAQAERAMSMWPNHGDVDPRPPLGTAYQSIAPIPPLRPAVPDHAPGALRLEANG
- a CDS encoding TetR/AcrR family transcriptional regulator, with amino-acid sequence MSSGTGKQAPLGKAPRPLRRGRGRPPASAPAGDDLREHVIAASAHVYAEHGYRHTTVERILEAAGISRPTFYRLFSDRRDVIEALVARANDLLYAQVLAAAEQQRDLRGAVVAAVDAYFEWGLNLGPMVGAIYNEIHDPESPASSHRARVIARMIALFDSIAAEHGRPRLDPIFWDALVCAAEHAASGAFWPKRRPPAEIERRRAVVLRILLASLASPRERVPPLPLYDGAPPK
- a CDS encoding protocatechuate 3,4-dioxygenase, translated to MSSDFKYTAFRRDVTRRQALRLVGSTLAIAPLAQWLIGCASEEGKNSGPVAWASGGTAAMRGGYPDPFSTGLGATCKLTCKQNLGPCYSAVTSLREDISEGEPGLPTRFAFLVIDEQCRPVPDAIVDVWHASAEGLYSGEGIAEEPHGEGNLEGCVHGDTRALRSRWFRGQQRTNSSGRADFNSCFPGWYSRRTIHVHAIVRIAEVESETVQLYFDDALNDQIVGTQPIYNARGPRDSTNATDIVGSRIGAELLPDYLFQTRQMADGALLAWKTLVVRASGVDVCRVGARPA